A DNA window from Castanea sativa cultivar Marrone di Chiusa Pesio chromosome 7, ASM4071231v1 contains the following coding sequences:
- the LOC142644052 gene encoding uncharacterized protein LOC142644052, translating to MSLTVKDGQNFALKSVKARLAGQSHSSPTQWQPPPPNIVKVNFDGAVFGDSHEARVGVVIRNEHGEVMASLSEKIAIPSLVEVLKMLAARRAAIFARELSFKNVWFEGDAEGVVRSLRDGVSSNAFVGHLVKDFRSIVGLFQTYSISHVRRQGNTIAHALAREARMSIHLRIWMEDVPPNDLSVVTKDFSS from the coding sequence ATGTCTTTAACCGTGAAAGATGGCCAAAATTTTGCATTAAAGTCAGTCAAGGCAAGGCTTGCTGGCCAAAGCCACTCCAGCCCAACCCAATGGCAGCCTCCTCCCCCTAATATAGTAAAGGTTAACTTTGATGGTGCTGTCTTTGGGGACTCTCATGAGGCAAGGGTGGGTGTTGTGATCCGGAATGAGCATGGGGAGGTGATGGCTTCGTTGTCAGAAAAAATTGCGATACCATCATTAGTGGAAGTGCTTAAGATGCTAGCTGCTAGGAGAGCTGCCATCTTTGCTAGAGAACTGAGCTTCAAGAATGTTTGGTTTGAAGGGGATGCCGAGGGGGTAGTGAGAAGCTTAAGGGATGGGGTCAGCTCAAATGCTTTTGTTGGGCACTTGGTGAAAGACTTTAGGTCTATAGTTGGTTTGTTTCAAACCTATTCTATCTCTCATGTAAGGCGGCAAGGTAATACTATAGCCCATGCTTTAGCTAGGGAGGCTAGAATGTCTATTCATTTACGTAtttggatggaagatgttccTCCAAATGATTTGTCTGTTGTAACCAAAGATTTTTCCAGTTGA